ACAGTTTATATTGCTTTCATTCATTAATTTATTTTCGTTACAAAAGCAATTTTTATTCTGTGCTGAACAACTACTAATTTGAAGTATTATTAAAAATAATATATTTTTTATCATTTGATATCTTCTTTAGGTTTTGAGATATTAACTTCTTTCCAAAATATAGTAAGGCCATATTGAGCTGTCGACTGTAATCTAATTTTGTTTTTATTTTTCATTCCTCCACAATTCCTTTGTTGGAGCGAGTACATAAACTTAGTGTTCACGAGCGGGACGCTCGCACTAGTAAACGGAATAATCTTTATGCATTGTCTTCAATAATGGTACGTTTCATTGTGGTAGGCCCATCGGGTCGATTGGTGTCCATACCCAAGGAATCATCATTTGCTGAAATATGTAAATAATGATTGCGGATATATTTCAACTCGTGAATATTGTTCAATTTTGTTTTTAGAGATATTGCTCCCTCTTTTTCGATTGCTAAGTTCAAAAGCTTATTTTTGACATTTTCCAGTTCGGGAATTACTTCAAAGTCTTTATTTTGTTTGCTAGTATCAAATCCTTCAAATTTCACCCCATTTTTCTTGGCAAAATACATCATGATGGCCAAAGGGATGAATTGATAAGAATTTTTTAATTCTCTTGTTCCTATGTAAGTTTGTCCTGCACTTTTTATCTGCCTTTCTGTATACCAGCCTTCGTTAATCCAATCCTGCTTTTTCTTGTAATAGGGGCGTATAACCCTTTTCTCTAAATGTTCATACTCTTCGTATCCTCCGCCGACATCAGAGTGTGCACCTGGTATTTGAAATTCGAATCCCACGCCTGCAGCTATGGAACTTGCAATGGTAGTTAATGAAAAATTCTTACGGTACTCGTTTTCAGCTGTTAAGTGTATTACTTTCTTGACCATGCCATCTAACTTCAAACCTAATTCTTTGACGTCATTATCGAAATTATGACTGGCAGCCGAACCAAACTTGCCAAAATAACCTTCGGGTTCATAGGAAGATACCGTATCAAACAAACCTGCAAAAGCATAAGTTATCTTGGCTTTGGGGTAATTCTTTTTAAACGTCTTTTCTGTAGTCGTTAGAAAACTTCGTGCCGCCGCAGCACCACGGCTGAAGCCAAAAACCTTTATTATCAACTCTTTTACATATTCTTTATCTTCTTTAAAAGCCCCATCAATTTTTGTTTTGATATTTGTAAAGCCTTTTTTCACTTTTTTAGAAATCCCTGTATCGCCGGAACCAAAAGCAAACCCCATAGCATCTCCTTTCTGGTCATTCTCAGTACCTTCTCCTTCGATATAATCTATCACTATCCTTTCTTTAGGGTTATCAATAGCCATATACGACAATGCGGCTATGTTGGAGTAGCCGTTTTCATAGCTGCTTTCTTTCTCAATATTTTTTTTGTAAATAACTTTGCTGTCTTTACTAGTATTGCTATTGGCATCTTTGTCTAATCGTCTAAAAGTGTTATTTCTATTATTTTTCGTGCCGTCAAAAAATAGTATGGCGGTTATTTTTACTCCTTTTAGATTTTCAATCGTTTCATAAGTTGTAGGAATTCCGTGTGTTACTCCGTTCTCTTTGCCTCCCTGTATTATTCGTTCAGCACTATTTTCAATACCTTCCCTACCATAAAAAATATTGTTGCCTCCTGTAAACTCAATAATATCTCCTTGTACAATAGTTATTTTGCTCATAATTGTCCATCTTGTATTTTCTGTTGAATTGTTTTCTAAATAAGCAGTATTATTTCTGCTTCTTCAAATCATTGCTTTTATCTAAAATAAACAATTGC
The Flavobacterium humidisoli DNA segment above includes these coding regions:
- a CDS encoding phospholipase effector Tle1 domain-containing protein — protein: MSKITIVQGDIIEFTGGNNIFYGREGIENSAERIIQGGKENGVTHGIPTTYETIENLKGVKITAILFFDGTKNNRNNTFRRLDKDANSNTSKDSKVIYKKNIEKESSYENGYSNIAALSYMAIDNPKERIVIDYIEGEGTENDQKGDAMGFAFGSGDTGISKKVKKGFTNIKTKIDGAFKEDKEYVKELIIKVFGFSRGAAAARSFLTTTEKTFKKNYPKAKITYAFAGLFDTVSSYEPEGYFGKFGSAASHNFDNDVKELGLKLDGMVKKVIHLTAENEYRKNFSLTTIASSIAAGVGFEFQIPGAHSDVGGGYEEYEHLEKRVIRPYYKKKQDWINEGWYTERQIKSAGQTYIGTRELKNSYQFIPLAIMMYFAKKNGVKFEGFDTSKQNKDFEVIPELENVKNKLLNLAIEKEGAISLKTKLNNIHELKYIRNHYLHISANDDSLGMDTNRPDGPTTMKRTIIEDNA